A single genomic interval of Coccidioides posadasii str. Silveira chromosome 1, complete sequence harbors:
- a CDS encoding uncharacterized protein (EggNog:ENOG410PMJZ~COG:E~BUSCO:6040at33183), translating to MAPMQPDSQFSQLTTAPHDEVFALMGAFSADPCPDKVSLGAGVYRDNEARSWRLPTVKKVELQLLDDPTFDHEYLPIAGYPPFIELSRDLVFGGADSPVDKDQIASLQTVSGTGANHIGARFLADFLPPLVHGKKRKVWISDPTWVNHHLIWELVSSGTTGSPVERRTYPYYHAPTRTLDFDGMINVLEKDASKGDVVLLHACAHNPTGIDPTRAQWHKIADLCERKGLFPFFDSAYQGFASGDLNNDAWPIREFASRGMELCVAQSFSKNLGLYGQRVGAFHLVCRSADAAVKARSQAMEIQRGEISTPPAYGARIAAAVLSDPALRDTWKQDLITMSSRIKSMRRALYDELKRLHTPGTWEHIINQIGMFSYTGLTKEQVRVLRQKYHIYILDSGRISISGLNTSNVKYVAQAFDTVVRECPAANGKPHDP from the exons ATGGCACCAATGCAACCAGACAGTCAGTTCTCGCAGCTGACAACAGCACCGCACGATGAGGTATTTGCTCTCATGGGTGCGTTCAGCGCTGACCCGTGTCCGGACAAGGTGAGTCTGGGAGCCGGTGTATATAGAGACAACGAAGCGAGAAGTTGGAGGTTACCCACCGTAAAGAAG GTCGAGCTGCAACTCCTCGACGACCCGACGTTCGACCACGAATATCTTCCCATCGCGGGCTACCCACCGTTCATTGAACTTTCCCGGGATCTTGTGTTCGGCGGAGCAGACTCGCCTGTAGACAAGGACCAGATTGCCAGCTTGCAGACCGTCTCTGGTACTGGAGCGAACCACATCGGCGCTCGATTCCTCGCGGATTTCTTGCCTCCCCTCGTCCACGGAAAGAAGCGAAAGGTCTGGATCTCCGACCCAACATGGGTCAACCACCACCTCATCTGGGAACTCGTGTCGTCAGGAACGACGGGAAGCCCCGTGGAACGCCGCACATATCCATACTACCATGCGCCCACTCGAACGCTGGACTTCGATGGCATGATTAACGTCCTGGAGAAGGACGCTAGCAAGGGAGATGTCGTACTCCTCCACGCGTGTGCACACAATCCCACCGGTATCGACCCAACCAGAGCCCAGTGGCACAAGATCGCAGATCTTTGTGAGCGCAAGGGCCTGTTCCCGTTCTTCGACTCCGCATATCAGGGGTTCGCTTCTGGCGACCTAAACAACGATGCTTGGCCCATCAGAGAATTCGCTTCACGCGGTATGGAACTCTGCGTCGCGCAGAGCTTCAGCAAAAACCTCGGCCTGTACGGTCAGCGCGTGGGCGCGTTCCACCTTGTGTGTCGCAGCGCCGATGCTGCAGTAAAGGCAAGATCGCAAGCCATGGAGATCCAACGAGGAGAGATTTCCACTCCACCAGCATATG GTGCAAGAATCGCCGCTGCCGTGCTCAGTGATCCAGCCCTCCGAGACACCTGGAAGCAGGACCTTATCACGATGAGCAGCAGAATTAAGTCCATGCGACGCGCCCTGTACGACGAGCTCAAGCGTCTCCACACCCCGGGAACATGGGAGCACATCATCAACCAGATCGGCATGTTCTCCTACACGGGCTTGACCAAGGAGCAGGTTCGAGTCCTGCGTCAGAAGTATCACATCTATATCCTTGATTCGGGCCGCATCTCAATTTCTGGAT TAAATACCAGTAACGTCAAATACGTCGCTCAGGCTTTTGACACCGTCGTACGAGAGTGTCCCGCTGCAAATGGCAAGCCGCACGATCCCTGA